Proteins found in one Alteromonas macleodii genomic segment:
- a CDS encoding helix-turn-helix domain-containing protein → MKEGILDVVHSTAKDLSEAGVMDKQTMHKFDALCLPKLKQYDGQRIKAIREKARVSQAVFAAYLNITPSTIKQWEQGNKKPRGTSLKLLSLVEQKGLEILM, encoded by the coding sequence GTGAAAGAAGGCATTTTAGATGTGGTACATAGTACTGCAAAAGATTTGAGCGAAGCCGGAGTAATGGATAAGCAGACTATGCATAAGTTTGATGCATTGTGTTTACCCAAACTCAAGCAATATGATGGACAGCGGATAAAAGCAATCCGTGAAAAAGCCAGAGTAAGCCAAGCTGTTTTTGCTGCCTATTTAAATATCACGCCATCTACAATCAAGCAGTGGGAGCAGGGGAACAAAAAACCTCGAGGTACTTCTTTAAAGCTTCTGAGTCTTGTTGAGCAGAAAGGTTTAGAGATCTTGATGTAA
- the ubiK gene encoding ubiquinone biosynthesis accessory factor UbiK encodes MLDPKKLEDLAKQIADVVPPGVKNMAEEAEGRVKTVLQSQLSKLDLVTREEFDIQSQVLIRTREKLDAMESRIAELEAKLAEK; translated from the coding sequence ATGTTGGATCCGAAGAAACTCGAAGATTTAGCGAAACAAATTGCTGATGTCGTACCACCAGGCGTTAAAAACATGGCTGAAGAAGCAGAAGGCCGAGTGAAAACAGTATTGCAGTCGCAGCTGTCGAAACTTGATTTAGTGACTCGCGAAGAGTTCGATATTCAAAGCCAAGTGCTTATTCGCACTCGCGAAAAGCTAGACGCTATGGAAAGTCGCATTGCCGAGCTTGAAGCGAAACTAGCAGAAAAGTAG
- the rep gene encoding DNA helicase Rep: MKLNEAQESAVTYVSGPCLVLAGAGSGKTRVITNKIAHLVRNCDMPARYIAAVTFTNKAAREMKERVAQTLGKPEARGLKVSTFHTMGLTIIKAHVKDLGLKPGFSLFDDKDSFALLNDLTSDTLDGDKDQLQLLQSCISNWKNDLILPDALLKSATSTGEREFAEAYKRYQDNLKAYNALDFDDLILLPTLLLKSSETIRAKWQSKIRYLLVDEYQDTNTSQYELVKLLVGERARFTVVGDDDQSIYSWRGAKPQNLHLLQQDFPRLNVIKLQQNYRSSGRILHCANILIQNNPHLFDKTLFSELQYGEPLKVIEAKNEEHEGERVVAELLAHKFMNRTQFKDYAILYRGNHQSRIFEKLLMSNRIPYKISGGMSFFGRAEVKDIMAYLRLLVNQDDDNALLRIINTPGRGIGRATLEKLGNFANSLGVSMFEAATHPNLNSVLPDKAFHSVSTFARWVVELSDNAERGNTADAVRTMIRTMGYEEWLYETSASPKAAEMAMANVSTLFGWVNDMLEGNDLDQPMTLTEVVNRLILRDMMERGEDDGEGDQVQLMTLHASKGLEFPIVFLVGMEEGLLPHQSSIDEDNVEEERRLAYVGITRAQRELIFSLAKERRQFGEVINPEPSRFLFELPPDDVQWENQKPKATKEERQQKAQVGIANLRGILGKK; encoded by the coding sequence ATGAAACTAAATGAAGCTCAAGAATCTGCCGTAACCTATGTGTCTGGCCCATGTTTGGTGCTGGCTGGGGCGGGCAGTGGTAAAACTCGTGTAATTACCAACAAGATTGCTCATTTAGTTAGAAACTGCGATATGCCAGCACGCTATATTGCGGCGGTAACCTTTACCAACAAAGCAGCACGTGAAATGAAAGAACGTGTGGCGCAAACCTTGGGTAAGCCAGAGGCGCGAGGGTTAAAGGTGTCTACCTTTCACACCATGGGCTTAACCATTATCAAAGCCCATGTAAAAGATTTAGGCCTAAAACCGGGGTTCTCGCTGTTCGATGATAAAGACTCGTTTGCCTTGCTTAATGACCTTACGTCCGACACCCTCGATGGCGATAAAGATCAGCTTCAGCTGCTGCAAAGCTGTATCTCGAACTGGAAAAACGATCTTATCTTGCCCGATGCCTTATTAAAGTCAGCAACCAGCACAGGCGAAAGAGAATTTGCAGAAGCCTATAAGCGCTACCAAGACAACCTAAAAGCCTATAACGCACTAGATTTTGACGACCTTATTCTGCTGCCCACGCTGCTTTTAAAAAGCAGCGAAACGATAAGAGCAAAATGGCAAAGCAAAATTCGCTATCTGCTGGTGGATGAATACCAAGATACCAACACTAGTCAGTACGAGTTAGTAAAGTTATTAGTTGGCGAGCGTGCACGCTTTACCGTGGTTGGCGACGACGACCAGTCTATCTATTCATGGCGTGGCGCTAAGCCACAAAATCTGCACCTGTTACAACAGGACTTTCCGCGATTAAACGTGATTAAGCTGCAGCAAAACTACCGCTCGTCAGGTCGTATTCTGCATTGTGCGAATATTCTTATTCAGAACAACCCACACTTGTTCGATAAGACCTTGTTCTCTGAGTTGCAGTATGGCGAGCCGCTAAAAGTGATAGAGGCGAAGAACGAAGAGCATGAAGGTGAGCGCGTGGTGGCAGAACTGCTGGCGCACAAGTTTATGAACCGCACCCAGTTTAAAGACTACGCCATTTTGTATCGCGGGAATCACCAAAGTCGTATTTTTGAAAAGCTGTTAATGAGTAACCGCATTCCGTACAAAATAAGCGGTGGTATGTCGTTCTTTGGCCGTGCCGAAGTGAAAGACATCATGGCCTATTTACGGCTACTGGTGAATCAGGATGACGATAACGCTTTACTGCGTATAATAAACACGCCAGGGCGTGGTATAGGGCGTGCTACGCTAGAAAAGTTAGGCAACTTTGCTAATAGTTTGGGCGTGTCTATGTTTGAAGCCGCAACGCACCCTAACTTAAACAGCGTGCTGCCCGACAAAGCTTTTCATTCGGTTTCCACCTTTGCTCGCTGGGTAGTTGAGCTGTCGGACAACGCCGAACGTGGCAACACTGCAGATGCAGTGCGCACCATGATCCGCACCATGGGTTATGAAGAATGGCTTTATGAAACCAGCGCCAGCCCCAAGGCTGCGGAAATGGCTATGGCCAACGTAAGTACCTTATTCGGTTGGGTTAACGATATGCTGGAAGGCAATGATCTAGACCAACCCATGACATTAACCGAAGTGGTGAACCGTCTGATATTGCGCGACATGATGGAGCGCGGCGAAGACGACGGGGAAGGGGATCAAGTTCAGTTAATGACGCTACACGCTTCAAAAGGTTTGGAATTCCCCATTGTATTCTTAGTGGGCATGGAAGAAGGCTTGTTGCCGCACCAAAGCAGTATTGATGAAGACAATGTAGAAGAAGAGCGCCGACTTGCTTATGTGGGAATTACTCGCGCCCAGCGCGAGCTTATATTCAGCCTTGCCAAAGAACGCCGTCAGTTTGGTGAAGTGATTAATCCAGAGCCGAGCCGCTTTTTATTCGAGCTGCCGCCCGACGATGTACAGTGGGAAAATCAAAAGCCAAAGGCAACAAAAGAAGAGCGCCAGCAAAAAGCTCAGGTAGGTATTGCTAACCTAAGAGGTATTTTAGGGAAAAAATAG
- a CDS encoding EAL domain-containing protein, with translation MSQDSTQHELTEEELRELIPQLQQLTDKYKRAERVQKALFDISELASSVSHLNRLYSAIHEIIADFMNADNFFVAFYEPESNVVDFAYFIDEFDEQTVPQLPAESLMDGMTGYILRTGNYLFYKRDEEETFASEHDIKLVGSQPFELLGVPLKRGSQVIGAMVVQTYDEGVHYSQEDLEVLLFVSQHIVTTVDRVKNRELTERTIRERTRQLRKINDDLQEEILERQKVESLQQALFEISELAATLEGDMNAFYSSLHDILARLISAPNCYIAILDKEKEMLEFPYFSDSKEKDISARPLGLGLTEYVLRTGQAELINPPKVLELAESGDIDVSVAQTMLNSANSWLGSPLVVEGEIAGVIAVQTYGKLAKYNARDQELLRFVSHHIAVAIERKRNTESMQRYNIELEERVKERTAELNRANKFLKQQIEERKEIELKLIHDAHHDSLTDLPNRAMFTSRLELAVASKQRYSDNLFAVLFIDLDRFKVINDTLGHHAGDEFLIEVARRIALCIRGHDLLARLGGDEFVVLLDNFEDVADVEEVASRIISSISEPFLLDGREMYSGASVGIAHLETYYRSADEVLRDADAAMYQAKTLGRGRYVMFDKSMRERLIEELELENEFRRALREEEFDYFLQPVIDLNDKSTLYKEMYIRWSHPAYGKIAREQFRQVAEHSGLTLDLDLFQLNKACELLNHYKNTDEPINKIAVNVSINHLLQASMVNQMIDVIAASDITPSQLVFEFDENDLNRRSQFILPAIKKLKRAGVTLVLDNFGSGLASLSYLFAYPFDFIKIDHRFVKSLPRSQRNLKLIQSVMLISEHLKFQVIAEGVDSRAQLDALNEIECSYGQGKILKHAKVLDIALLAG, from the coding sequence ATGTCACAAGATTCGACGCAACACGAGTTGACTGAAGAAGAACTGCGCGAACTTATACCGCAGCTTCAACAACTCACCGACAAATATAAGCGCGCTGAACGTGTTCAGAAGGCGCTTTTTGATATTTCCGAACTTGCCAGCTCTGTAAGTCACCTAAACCGCCTTTACTCCGCTATTCACGAAATCATTGCCGATTTCATGAACGCCGACAATTTCTTTGTAGCCTTTTACGAACCTGAAAGCAACGTTGTCGACTTTGCCTATTTTATAGATGAATTCGACGAACAAACCGTTCCACAGCTTCCTGCCGAGTCTTTAATGGACGGTATGACCGGCTATATTCTTAGAACCGGCAACTACCTTTTTTACAAACGCGACGAAGAAGAAACCTTTGCCTCTGAACACGATATTAAGCTGGTAGGCTCTCAACCTTTTGAACTACTAGGCGTTCCCCTAAAACGCGGTAGCCAAGTGATTGGGGCAATGGTTGTACAAACTTATGATGAGGGTGTGCACTACAGCCAAGAAGATCTAGAGGTTTTGCTTTTTGTTTCCCAGCATATTGTTACCACGGTAGATAGGGTAAAGAACCGAGAGCTTACCGAACGCACCATTCGCGAACGTACCCGCCAACTTCGAAAGATTAACGACGACCTTCAAGAAGAAATTTTAGAACGCCAAAAAGTAGAGTCATTACAGCAAGCGCTGTTTGAAATCTCTGAGTTGGCGGCAACTCTTGAAGGCGATATGAATGCCTTCTACTCAAGCCTTCACGATATTCTTGCACGGCTTATTAGCGCGCCGAACTGCTACATTGCTATTCTCGACAAAGAGAAAGAGATGCTGGAGTTTCCTTACTTCAGCGACTCCAAAGAAAAAGATATCAGTGCTAGACCGCTTGGCTTAGGGCTTACCGAATATGTATTACGTACGGGCCAAGCCGAGTTGATAAACCCACCCAAGGTGTTGGAACTTGCTGAGTCGGGTGACATTGATGTTTCTGTTGCTCAGACCATGCTAAATAGCGCTAACTCTTGGCTTGGTTCTCCCCTTGTTGTTGAGGGCGAAATAGCTGGTGTTATAGCGGTTCAAACTTATGGCAAGCTGGCAAAATATAATGCTCGCGACCAAGAGCTTCTTCGCTTTGTATCGCACCATATTGCGGTAGCCATTGAGCGCAAGCGCAACACCGAATCGATGCAGCGCTATAACATTGAGCTTGAAGAGCGCGTGAAAGAGCGCACCGCAGAGCTTAACCGCGCGAACAAGTTTTTAAAGCAGCAAATTGAAGAGCGCAAAGAGATTGAGCTTAAGCTAATTCACGACGCCCACCACGACTCGCTAACCGATTTACCCAACCGCGCTATGTTCACAAGCCGGTTAGAGCTAGCCGTAGCTAGCAAGCAACGTTACAGCGATAACTTATTTGCGGTGTTATTTATCGACTTAGACCGCTTTAAAGTGATTAACGACACGCTAGGTCACCACGCGGGCGACGAGTTTTTAATTGAGGTCGCAAGACGTATTGCGCTGTGTATTCGCGGCCACGACTTACTTGCTCGCCTAGGTGGTGATGAGTTTGTTGTTCTGCTGGATAACTTTGAAGATGTGGCAGATGTTGAAGAAGTAGCCAGCCGTATTATTTCATCAATTTCAGAGCCGTTCTTACTAGATGGTCGCGAAATGTATTCCGGCGCCAGCGTGGGTATTGCCCACCTTGAAACCTATTATCGCAGTGCGGATGAAGTGCTAAGAGACGCTGACGCCGCCATGTACCAGGCTAAAACACTTGGCCGAGGCCGTTACGTGATGTTTGATAAGAGCATGCGCGAAAGACTAATAGAAGAGCTGGAGCTTGAGAATGAATTCAGGCGGGCCCTGCGTGAAGAAGAGTTTGATTACTTTTTGCAGCCTGTGATTGACTTAAATGACAAGAGCACGCTGTATAAGGAAATGTATATTCGCTGGTCTCACCCAGCCTACGGCAAAATAGCCCGCGAGCAATTTAGACAAGTGGCAGAGCACAGCGGCCTAACGCTAGACCTTGATTTATTTCAGCTAAACAAAGCGTGCGAGTTACTCAACCACTACAAGAATACCGATGAGCCTATTAACAAAATAGCGGTTAATGTGTCGATTAACCATTTATTACAGGCTTCTATGGTTAATCAAATGATAGATGTAATTGCAGCATCTGACATTACGCCAAGCCAGCTTGTGTTTGAGTTTGACGAAAATGACTTAAATCGGCGTTCGCAGTTTATCTTACCGGCAATTAAAAAGCTTAAACGCGCTGGCGTAACGCTTGTTCTTGATAACTTTGGTAGCGGATTAGCCTCGCTAAGTTATCTGTTTGCTTACCCCTTTGACTTCATAAAAATTGATCACCGATTTGTAAAATCACTCCCCCGTTCTCAGCGTAACTTGAAGCTTATTCAATCGGTGATGCTGATTTCTGAACACTTGAAGTTTCAGGTTATAGCCGAGGGTGTGGATTCTCGAGCCCAGCTTGACGCCTTGAATGAAATTGAGTGTTCATATGGTCAGGGCAAGATATTAAAGCACGCAAAAGTGCTCGATATAGCATTGCTTGCTGGCTAA
- a CDS encoding c-type cytochrome, with protein MKLKTWLTVAATALTVFAAQAQEMSNDEIADRIKPVGQVHVAGAAAEGSAAAAGGAKSGEDVYNSACVACHSAGVLGAPKVHVAADWQPRLDERGLDGVWQNALNGINAMPPRGTCGNCSDDEIKAAIEYMIEGI; from the coding sequence GTGAAATTAAAGACTTGGTTAACTGTTGCTGCTACTGCGCTAACTGTTTTTGCAGCACAAGCACAAGAAATGAGTAACGATGAAATTGCCGATCGCATTAAGCCGGTAGGTCAAGTACATGTTGCAGGTGCAGCGGCAGAAGGTAGTGCAGCTGCAGCTGGCGGTGCAAAGTCTGGTGAAGACGTATACAACTCTGCATGTGTAGCTTGTCACTCTGCAGGTGTTCTGGGCGCTCCTAAAGTTCACGTTGCAGCAGACTGGCAGCCTCGTTTGGACGAGCGCGGTCTTGACGGTGTATGGCAAAACGCTCTGAACGGTATCAACGCTATGCCTCCTCGCGGTACCTGTGGCAACTGTTCTGACGACGAAATTAAAGCCGCTATTGAGTACATGATTGAAGGTATCTAA
- the nhaC gene encoding Na+/H+ antiporter NhaC: protein MSPQSLRHPSFAQSLVCFSVIVALIAGGLFGLGISLHALIFVCLLWAGVNAFSLGYTYLQIRELMTSALTRAMPAIYIFILIGMVIASFMQSGTISTLIYYGLSWLNPSIFLAVGLILCAVMSVATGTSWGTVGTMGVVLMGIGAAMNIPPPIVAGMVVCGATFGDKMSPVSDTTNLAAMSAGTNLYRHMYAMLLTTLPSFLLTFVIFLVIGFSYANQNLNVEQIVEIKAALASHYNLAPYITLLPLVLLTVLSIKKVPAEVTMSCSILLAVIIAIFYQDANTVNVLNALWENTPQNTGIENLDALLGRGGISSMSWTLLLALMAIALGGILHGAGFLSALLAGIITRVKRTATLIAVTIASGFLGNLAMGEAYISIILNCQLFKPKYEQQNLDRAVLSRSVEEGATMTTGLIPWTTAGAFYSATLGVDVLDYAPYAFFNYLNGMVAVIMAALGVGLLKGNQNTKK from the coding sequence ATGTCGCCTCAGTCTTTACGTCACCCTAGTTTTGCTCAGTCACTGGTTTGTTTTAGCGTTATTGTCGCGCTAATAGCGGGTGGGTTGTTTGGCCTAGGTATTAGCCTGCATGCGCTCATATTTGTATGTTTACTTTGGGCCGGTGTTAATGCGTTTAGTTTGGGGTACACATACCTACAAATCCGCGAATTAATGACCAGCGCATTAACCCGGGCCATGCCGGCAATTTATATCTTTATCCTTATAGGCATGGTTATCGCCAGCTTTATGCAAAGCGGCACTATCTCAACGTTAATTTATTACGGTTTAAGCTGGCTTAACCCGAGCATATTCTTAGCGGTGGGATTAATTTTGTGTGCGGTAATGTCGGTAGCTACGGGCACATCGTGGGGAACAGTGGGTACTATGGGCGTGGTACTAATGGGCATTGGCGCTGCCATGAACATACCGCCTCCTATTGTGGCGGGCATGGTGGTATGCGGGGCAACCTTTGGCGATAAAATGTCTCCGGTTTCTGATACCACTAACCTTGCGGCCATGAGTGCGGGCACCAACCTTTATCGGCATATGTACGCCATGTTACTTACTACGCTGCCTAGTTTTCTTCTCACTTTCGTTATTTTCTTAGTAATAGGGTTCAGCTACGCAAACCAGAATTTAAATGTTGAACAGATAGTTGAAATTAAAGCAGCGCTTGCCAGCCACTATAACCTTGCACCTTATATAACACTGTTACCTCTAGTATTGCTTACAGTACTAAGCATTAAAAAAGTGCCGGCTGAAGTGACCATGTCGTGCAGTATTTTGCTTGCCGTTATCATCGCCATTTTCTACCAAGATGCCAACACCGTTAACGTGCTTAACGCGCTTTGGGAAAACACCCCGCAAAATACGGGCATCGAGAATTTAGATGCGCTTTTAGGTAGGGGCGGTATCAGCAGTATGAGTTGGACGTTACTCCTTGCCTTAATGGCAATCGCATTAGGCGGAATATTACACGGAGCAGGCTTTTTATCGGCGCTGTTGGCCGGCATCATCACTCGGGTAAAGCGCACGGCAACCTTAATTGCAGTGACTATAGCATCAGGTTTTTTAGGTAACCTAGCTATGGGCGAGGCCTACATCTCTATTATTCTAAACTGCCAACTGTTTAAACCAAAATATGAACAGCAGAATCTTGACCGTGCCGTGTTATCACGGTCGGTAGAAGAGGGGGCAACCATGACCACAGGCCTTATTCCGTGGACAACCGCCGGTGCGTTCTACTCTGCCACCCTGGGCGTTGACGTACTCGACTATGCGCCCTATGCCTTTTTCAACTATTTGAATGGTATGGTTGCCGTTATCATGGCCGCATTGGGGGTAGGCTTATTGAAAGGGAATCAAAATACAAAAAAGTAA
- a CDS encoding type II toxin-antitoxin system HipA family toxin: protein MATLQLYMNQEHVGELIMRSDGAHQLKYVPSWLINTKARPLSLSLPLQKQPITSEHVYNYFDNLLPDSKRIRERIIKRFNAASNRPFDLLAEIGRDSVGALTIVAAESPGKFAKLDYEPLSDNRLKSLLLAYKSDMPLGMTEHEDFRISVAGAQEKTALLQQNGQWCVPKGFTPTTHIIKLPIGEIKGPDFTLDLSDSVENEWLCLELAREVGFAVPTVDIINIDDVKALSVERFDRRWTADKSKILRIPQEDMCQAHGISPSIKYEAEGGPGIKEIMALLMGSSNALDDRDTFMRFQVFQWLIGATDGHAKNFSIFLNAGGTYRLTPFYDVLSAYPLVGKRGLNIRGLSLAMGLDASKGKKRKIDQIFPRHFLATAKNNGFDTTRMQNIMQKFVTELPAAIDRLKLRMNEQVPQHIQSAIFEQSLKRLKRLKRI from the coding sequence ATGGCTACGCTTCAGCTGTATATGAACCAAGAACATGTTGGTGAGTTAATCATGCGCAGTGATGGTGCTCATCAATTGAAATATGTTCCGTCATGGTTGATTAATACCAAAGCTCGCCCTCTGTCGCTTTCGTTACCGTTACAAAAGCAACCTATTACTTCAGAACACGTTTATAATTATTTCGACAACTTGCTTCCCGACTCTAAACGTATTCGCGAACGTATAATTAAACGCTTTAACGCCGCGTCAAATAGACCGTTCGACTTACTTGCAGAGATTGGCAGAGACAGTGTTGGCGCCCTCACAATAGTAGCAGCTGAGTCCCCAGGAAAGTTTGCTAAGTTAGATTATGAGCCATTAAGTGATAACCGCTTAAAATCTCTGTTACTCGCTTATAAGTCCGATATGCCTTTAGGTATGACAGAACACGAGGATTTTAGAATATCAGTGGCTGGTGCACAGGAGAAAACCGCCCTTCTACAGCAAAATGGACAATGGTGCGTGCCCAAGGGTTTTACGCCCACCACTCATATAATCAAATTACCTATTGGTGAAATAAAAGGCCCAGACTTTACGCTCGACCTAAGTGATAGCGTGGAAAACGAATGGCTATGCCTAGAATTAGCTAGAGAGGTAGGATTTGCAGTCCCCACTGTGGATATTATTAATATCGATGATGTAAAAGCGCTTTCGGTGGAAAGATTTGACCGTCGTTGGACTGCAGATAAAAGCAAAATTCTGCGTATTCCTCAAGAAGACATGTGTCAGGCTCATGGCATATCACCATCTATAAAGTACGAGGCTGAAGGTGGTCCGGGTATTAAAGAAATAATGGCATTGTTAATGGGGTCGAGTAATGCGCTGGACGATCGTGACACCTTTATGCGCTTTCAAGTTTTTCAGTGGCTGATAGGTGCTACAGATGGCCATGCAAAAAACTTTTCAATATTTCTTAATGCTGGTGGTACATATCGACTTACACCATTTTACGATGTTTTATCCGCCTACCCTCTTGTTGGAAAGCGGGGGCTAAATATAAGAGGTTTAAGCCTAGCAATGGGGCTTGATGCATCAAAAGGTAAAAAGCGAAAAATTGATCAAATATTCCCCAGACATTTTCTCGCAACTGCGAAAAACAATGGATTTGACACAACGCGCATGCAAAACATTATGCAAAAGTTTGTAACAGAGCTTCCTGCCGCAATCGATAGATTGAAACTAAGGATGAACGAACAAGTACCGCAACATATTCAGTCCGCAATCTTCGAACAAAGCTTAAAACGGCTTAAGAGACTCAAACGTATTTAG
- the hipB gene encoding type II toxin-antitoxin system antitoxin HipB: MIYNSKQLANYLKLVRNQNNWSQAEVAKRIGVKQSTLSNFENDPERCQIQTVFKILQALGLTMNIMPNTPHHTSQNEDW, from the coding sequence ATGATATATAACTCAAAGCAACTCGCTAATTATTTGAAGCTTGTAAGAAATCAAAATAACTGGTCTCAAGCCGAGGTTGCAAAGCGCATTGGCGTTAAACAGAGCACCCTATCTAACTTCGAAAACGACCCCGAACGCTGTCAAATTCAAACTGTCTTTAAAATATTGCAGGCCTTAGGGCTAACAATGAACATCATGCCAAATACCCCTCATCATACATCGCAAAATGAGGATTGGTAG
- a CDS encoding DUF6691 family protein: MRAIIASLICGLLFGFGLIVSGMSNPARVLNFLDFSANWDATLAFVMGGAILVAAPGMYWVRKRNKPLLANKFDIPTSKTIDTKLILGSATFGTGWGISGFCPGPAVVAFASLQTDVLLFVGAMIVGMLAQHWLNAKKG, from the coding sequence ATGAGAGCAATTATCGCCTCGCTTATTTGTGGGCTTTTATTTGGCTTTGGCCTTATTGTATCGGGTATGAGCAACCCTGCCCGCGTGCTGAACTTTTTAGACTTCAGTGCCAACTGGGATGCTACGTTAGCTTTTGTAATGGGCGGCGCTATCTTAGTGGCGGCACCTGGCATGTATTGGGTGCGCAAGCGCAACAAACCCTTGCTTGCGAATAAGTTTGATATTCCTACCAGCAAAACCATTGATACAAAGCTAATTCTAGGCTCTGCGACTTTTGGCACTGGCTGGGGGATTAGCGGCTTTTGCCCAGGGCCTGCCGTAGTAGCGTTTGCTTCGCTTCAAACTGATGTGCTGTTGTTTGTAGGTGCTATGATTGTCGGCATGCTGGCCCAGCATTGGTTGAATGCTAAAAAAGGCTAA
- a CDS encoding YeeE/YedE family protein: MNWTTTPFEPLAGLAGGLLIGSSVVLLLYTLGRIAGISGIAAGAMTQHGAERYWRLAFIAGIVLSAVLYMVFIGDLQVQTQMSSAWLVVAGLLVGFGTRLGSGCTSGHGVAGLSRLSPRSIVATVTFMAAAIVTTNIIRHL, translated from the coding sequence GTGAACTGGACAACAACACCATTTGAGCCGCTAGCCGGTTTGGCAGGTGGGCTGCTTATAGGCTCGTCAGTGGTACTTTTATTGTATACGCTTGGCCGCATTGCAGGTATTTCAGGTATTGCCGCTGGCGCAATGACTCAGCATGGCGCTGAGCGTTACTGGCGCTTAGCCTTTATAGCCGGCATTGTTTTGTCTGCCGTTCTGTACATGGTGTTTATTGGCGATTTACAGGTTCAAACCCAAATGAGCTCTGCATGGCTGGTAGTTGCTGGCTTGTTAGTGGGCTTTGGTACGCGCCTTGGTTCTGGGTGTACGTCGGGCCATGGCGTTGCTGGCCTATCTCGGTTATCGCCCCGCTCTATTGTGGCAACCGTTACCTTTATGGCGGCTGCCATTGTGACCACAAATATCATCAGACACCTGTAA